A window of the Maridesulfovibrio bastinii DSM 16055 genome harbors these coding sequences:
- the gspG gene encoding type II secretion system major pseudopilin GspG — translation MNKKIDSSKKGGSRGFTLLEMMIVIVILGILAGLVAPQLMDEPQKARVVKARIEMENIETALKKFYLDNGYYPSTEQGLKALVSRPSVGRVPKSYPPNGYLNKVPNDPWQGDYIYISPGANSPFELYSYGGDGKEGGSGNNADIKSEGTR, via the coding sequence GTGAATAAAAAAATAGACAGCTCTAAAAAGGGCGGATCAAGAGGTTTTACCCTGCTTGAGATGATGATTGTTATCGTTATTCTTGGAATTCTGGCCGGACTGGTTGCTCCGCAGCTGATGGACGAACCGCAGAAAGCCAGAGTTGTAAAAGCAAGAATTGAAATGGAAAATATTGAGACTGCACTTAAGAAATTTTATCTTGATAACGGTTACTATCCAAGCACTGAACAGGGACTTAAAGCTCTGGTCAGCAGGCCTTCTGTCGGACGTGTACCTAAAAGTTATCCGCCCAACGGATATTTAAATAAGGTTCCCAACGATCCGTGGCAGGGTGATTATATATACATTTCGCCAGGTGCAAACAGTCCTTTTGAACTGTATTCATACGGTGGAGACGGTAAGGAAGGCGGGTCAGGTAATAATGCGGACATCAAGAGTGAGGGAACAAGATAA
- a CDS encoding STT3 domain-containing protein: protein MLNRTKTVLTLVVLAFIFLGIHFYALPGFDNNIVNRVDSYRLPTTADSFYYLRLSRDLQNGEYGASKDLAPSFYPSFPPLISSITVFLSNMLDINIESVAFFMSPLLACLLIPLAWFTTRYFFPDSFTAPIAACLAVAANFVLIRRTCIGYYDTDALNLVLLWCSFIFTYLLTVAKARRQFLWFGLFALTEVLVFLWWRPAAVPLAGICALFYALSVFTVTGQTGYEKIFKVFILVAGAAVCLAVIFGSKESFPVILQPFFVTLQEHFGLISGTIKTPYFNMGATIEELARPDLKTFVLDLFGSWIAFGCFLIGFYPYLKLGKTAVLFIFGLLLLFVGSVFAGSRFMLFLVPFIAMGCAGFCILLCNLLKQIKLIKKVAPVFSLGLTCILLFPSASNSIKYQPVASFTANTANLANAISYVVPEKAMLWNWWGPGYMLQYYGKRKTLVDGGSQTPELSYKSAVPLASLNPVMSRNWIRFFSVHRTGIAVINKYINDYAASVQFLVNIFCVPQNLDKEIKRIGLPKARNWQKFFFPKADVYLVLFSDMLIRNSWLSIGRTLPGSDSTVAAPIYNFKIDDCKIDLDKGRFKYNNEEFPYGMIFSVTPKSLSHEPGRNSDKVAIIIPDAGQLYYMNRDQFDCLTFRLLFVSPVGTPYFKKVVYNPFIGGIWKVE, encoded by the coding sequence TTGTTGAATAGAACAAAAACCGTATTAACATTGGTTGTGCTGGCTTTTATTTTTTTAGGTATTCACTTTTACGCTCTCCCGGGGTTTGACAATAATATAGTTAACCGTGTTGACAGTTACAGATTACCCACCACAGCGGATTCATTTTATTATCTTAGGTTAAGCAGAGATCTTCAAAACGGAGAATATGGCGCAAGCAAAGATCTTGCACCATCATTTTATCCATCATTCCCTCCACTCATATCAAGTATTACTGTTTTTCTGAGTAATATGCTTGATATCAATATTGAAAGCGTGGCTTTTTTCATGTCTCCGCTTCTTGCCTGTCTGCTGATTCCACTGGCATGGTTTACTACCAGATATTTTTTCCCAGATAGTTTTACAGCGCCAATTGCCGCTTGTCTGGCTGTTGCTGCTAACTTTGTGCTTATACGCCGGACCTGCATTGGATATTATGATACTGATGCGTTGAATCTCGTTCTGCTCTGGTGTTCTTTTATTTTTACATATCTGCTGACTGTAGCAAAGGCTCGCAGGCAATTTTTATGGTTTGGCCTTTTTGCTTTGACCGAAGTTCTCGTCTTCCTCTGGTGGAGACCTGCCGCGGTGCCATTAGCTGGAATCTGTGCTCTTTTCTACGCGTTATCCGTGTTCACAGTGACCGGGCAAACAGGCTATGAAAAGATTTTTAAAGTCTTTATTCTGGTAGCCGGAGCAGCCGTCTGTCTGGCGGTAATTTTCGGAAGCAAAGAGTCTTTTCCGGTAATTTTGCAGCCTTTTTTTGTTACTCTTCAGGAACATTTCGGACTTATTTCAGGAACAATAAAAACTCCATATTTCAATATGGGGGCAACTATTGAGGAGCTGGCCCGGCCGGATTTAAAAACATTTGTTTTAGATTTATTCGGTTCATGGATCGCTTTTGGCTGCTTTCTTATAGGCTTCTACCCTTATTTAAAATTGGGTAAGACAGCTGTTTTATTCATTTTTGGACTATTGTTGCTGTTTGTCGGAAGTGTTTTTGCCGGATCGCGTTTTATGTTGTTTTTGGTGCCTTTCATTGCAATGGGCTGTGCGGGCTTTTGCATTCTTCTCTGTAATCTTCTTAAGCAGATAAAATTGATTAAAAAAGTAGCTCCAGTTTTCAGTTTGGGCCTGACCTGCATACTCTTATTCCCCTCAGCATCTAACAGTATAAAATATCAACCGGTTGCTTCTTTCACAGCGAATACCGCCAATCTGGCAAACGCCATAAGCTATGTTGTCCCGGAAAAAGCTATGCTGTGGAACTGGTGGGGACCTGGATATATGCTTCAGTATTACGGCAAAAGGAAAACTCTGGTCGACGGTGGATCACAGACTCCTGAACTGTCTTACAAATCAGCTGTCCCGCTGGCATCCCTTAATCCGGTCATGTCCAGAAACTGGATTCGCTTTTTTTCTGTGCATCGGACCGGAATTGCTGTAATAAACAAATACATAAATGATTACGCCGCTTCGGTGCAATTTCTAGTAAATATTTTCTGTGTGCCGCAGAACCTAGACAAGGAAATAAAAAGAATCGGACTGCCGAAAGCCAGAAACTGGCAGAAGTTTTTTTTCCCGAAAGCTGATGTTTATCTTGTTCTGTTCAGTGATATGCTGATCAGAAATTCATGGCTTTCCATCGGGCGCACTCTTCCCGGATCAGATTCAACTGTCGCAGCCCCCATCTACAACTTTAAAATAGATGATTGCAAAATCGATCTTGATAAGGGTAGATTCAAATATAATAATGAAGAATTTCCGTATGGAATGATATTTTCTGTAACCCCCAAAAGTCTTAGCCATGAACCGGGGCGGAATTCTGATAAGGTGGCCATCATTATTCCAGATGCTGGCCAGCTGTATTATATGAACCGTGACCAGTTCGACTGTCTTACTTTCAGGCTGCTCTTTGTTAGTCCTGTTGGTACGCCATACTTTAAAAAAGTAGTCTATAATCCGTTTATAGGCGGAATTTGGAAAGTTGAGTAA
- a CDS encoding glycosyltransferase family 2 protein, protein MENKTGLMKALVVMPAYNEALSVGHVVRDLKATLDIDVLVVNDRSTDETAEVAVEAGAEVLDLCCQLGAWGAIQAGIRYGLLKGYDLCITCDADGQHDVTAIPVLIRELQNCECDVLIGSCVSRGSIARHIAWKYLRFITGLSIDDLTSGFRAYNRKAMRKVGLSRASLVDYQDVSLLLILKELGITFKEIGVCMTERKCGKSRIFNSWLAVTKYMMLSSIIALCRISK, encoded by the coding sequence ATGGAGAATAAAACCGGTTTAATGAAGGCCCTCGTGGTTATGCCGGCTTATAACGAAGCTCTGTCTGTAGGTCATGTTGTCAGAGACCTGAAAGCTACTCTTGATATAGACGTACTTGTGGTCAATGACCGGAGTACCGATGAAACTGCGGAGGTAGCTGTTGAAGCTGGAGCTGAGGTTCTTGATTTATGCTGTCAGCTTGGAGCTTGGGGGGCTATTCAGGCCGGTATAAGGTACGGGTTGCTGAAAGGCTATGATCTCTGCATTACATGCGATGCGGATGGCCAGCATGATGTCACCGCGATTCCGGTTTTAATCAGGGAATTGCAGAATTGTGAGTGTGATGTGCTTATCGGTTCCTGCGTTTCAAGGGGTAGTATTGCGAGGCATATTGCATGGAAATACTTGAGGTTTATTACCGGGCTATCCATTGACGATCTGACTTCAGGATTCAGGGCTTATAATAGAAAGGCCATGCGTAAAGTCGGCCTTTCCAGAGCTTCACTTGTGGATTATCAGGACGTCAGCCTGTTATTGATTCTTAAAGAGTTAGGAATTACTTTTAAAGAGATAGGAGTATGCATGACTGAAAGAAAATGCGGAAAATCACGTATTTTCAATTCATGGCTTGCAGTGACAAAGTATATGATGCTCAGCTCAATAATCGCGCTATGTCGGATTTCAAAATGA
- a CDS encoding PDZ domain-containing protein, with the protein MLGKLKILGELLIVTFSAYYLAVGAYLLVIPVKIFSPDPTVVATAGDSYKKVDRSQFNIINNRNIFGAFDPKKVKKPKKKKRAQSDLNKLPMANSNLRLLGTVYSSNKSLMRAIMVVGRGVRVFKEGQGVGKTKILEIKRRAVVLWDGKKKSLLMIDKGDKSIAAKSDSGNVLINKDVLKDVFANPRAFLDNVDFTLAKKDGRKGLLINSLERKSLLASAGIRQGDLIVSVNGHNLNSLTDVMGMAKLRIENSVVIKVWRNQRFETLRLKFSNA; encoded by the coding sequence ATGCTGGGTAAGTTAAAAATACTTGGGGAATTGCTGATTGTTACTTTTTCAGCATATTATTTGGCAGTAGGTGCATATCTACTGGTAATTCCTGTTAAAATTTTTTCCCCGGACCCTACTGTCGTTGCTACTGCCGGCGACTCATATAAAAAAGTTGATAGAAGTCAGTTTAACATTATCAACAACCGCAATATATTCGGAGCTTTTGACCCTAAAAAAGTTAAAAAGCCTAAAAAGAAGAAAAGAGCACAGTCAGACCTGAACAAGTTACCTATGGCCAATTCCAATTTGCGGCTTTTAGGAACGGTGTATTCATCAAATAAGTCTTTGATGAGAGCTATTATGGTTGTCGGACGTGGGGTAAGAGTTTTTAAAGAAGGTCAAGGTGTTGGTAAAACCAAAATTCTTGAGATTAAAAGAAGGGCGGTTGTTCTTTGGGATGGGAAGAAAAAAAGTCTTCTTATGATAGATAAAGGTGATAAATCTATCGCGGCTAAATCTGATTCTGGGAATGTTCTCATAAATAAAGATGTGTTAAAGGATGTCTTCGCAAATCCGAGGGCGTTTTTAGATAATGTTGATTTTACTCTTGCCAAGAAGGATGGGCGTAAAGGTCTCTTGATAAACAGTCTGGAGAGAAAATCATTACTGGCTAGTGCCGGTATCAGACAGGGTGATCTGATTGTAAGTGTTAACGGGCATAATCTTAATTCTTTAACGGATGTAATGGGAATGGCGAAGTTAAGAATTGAAAATTCTGTTGTAATAAAAGTATGGCGCAATCAGCGTTTTGAAACATTGAGATTGAAGTTTAGCAATGCGTAA
- a CDS encoding prepilin-type N-terminal cleavage/methylation domain-containing protein gives MREQDNLKAQAGFTLFELLVVISIMAVMLGLTAPALNLDSGRGEFSDFKSVIMEGASEARYLAMITGKMQTLTFDENGRIRVRPAGSFNGEIPDDYRIISMQTSEGERSGDYRIRFYPSGLAESCVLHVGRDTKEYSIYIPPVSGIEGHIGRINLAGFH, from the coding sequence GTGAGGGAACAAGATAATTTAAAAGCTCAGGCGGGGTTTACCCTGTTTGAGCTTTTGGTTGTTATTTCCATAATGGCTGTTATGCTTGGGCTAACTGCCCCGGCTTTGAATCTTGATTCGGGCAGGGGCGAGTTTTCTGATTTTAAGAGTGTTATTATGGAAGGAGCTTCAGAAGCCCGTTATCTCGCAATGATTACGGGTAAGATGCAGACTCTTACCTTTGATGAAAATGGCAGAATCAGGGTTCGCCCTGCAGGATCTTTTAATGGTGAAATTCCTGATGATTATAGAATAATTTCTATGCAGACATCGGAAGGTGAGCGTTCGGGAGATTACCGTATACGTTTTTATCCAAGCGGGCTGGCAGAGAGCTGTGTTTTACATGTCGGACGTGATACAAAAGAATATTCTATTTATATTCCACCTGTGTCAGGTATTGAAGGACATATAGGCCGCATTAATTTAGCAGGGTTCCATTAA
- a CDS encoding DUF2304 domain-containing protein, with amino-acid sequence MISISAMNILTGAAGIISASVIIYLVRKNILYSKYTPWWIFISVAFLVFGFFPTLSDSLARLVGVAYGPSLVLLGAVVMLFIKNLLMDIDRSRQEVMLRRLVQRVAILQKQLEEQKKEE; translated from the coding sequence ATGATAAGTATCTCAGCAATGAATATTCTAACCGGCGCTGCCGGTATCATCAGTGCTTCAGTAATAATATATCTGGTTAGAAAAAATATTTTATATTCCAAATATACACCATGGTGGATATTTATTTCAGTCGCTTTTCTCGTTTTCGGATTTTTCCCGACACTTTCCGATTCACTGGCGAGGCTTGTAGGCGTTGCATACGGTCCCAGTCTGGTGCTGCTTGGTGCTGTGGTTATGCTCTTTATTAAGAATCTGCTGATGGATATAGACAGATCCCGTCAGGAAGTAATGCTCAGAAGGCTTGTCCAGCGTGTTGCAATTCTTCAAAAGCAGCTGGAAGAGCAGAAAAAAGAAGAATAA
- a CDS encoding tetratricopeptide repeat protein, protein MMNRFSKVFVVICMGMVLCGCVHKTKTLQTGTAETLSEKEILSRSESQRIKGNYSEALKIIDTAIQKGVETPDVLNEKGALLLKQNNPEEAHNYFKKASAAAPGRDKYLYNQAYSEVLLGEYDEALSIYETILKQNRKDVKAYFGKGVVYTYQKDYATAVACFSQALKHNKNYFPAVYNRGIARQRLGDFQGSLEDFMYCIKGGYKRADSFCHLGVSRYLMGDDKLAITLISKAIDLNNDQYEFYYNLGVVFLHNLDYKLAIQNFTKALVFNGDFVEAYVNRGDAYMRLGSYDEGSRDLQVACNLGSCVKFNQYKALGSLVDSTLTQSEMGD, encoded by the coding sequence ATGATGAATAGATTTTCAAAAGTTTTTGTGGTTATATGCATGGGAATGGTCCTCTGTGGTTGCGTGCACAAGACTAAAACCCTGCAGACCGGAACAGCTGAAACTCTTAGTGAAAAAGAAATACTCAGTCGTTCTGAATCTCAGAGAATTAAAGGTAATTATTCCGAGGCACTTAAAATAATCGATACTGCGATACAAAAAGGTGTTGAAACTCCTGATGTATTGAATGAAAAAGGTGCTTTGCTTCTTAAACAGAATAATCCTGAAGAGGCTCACAACTATTTTAAAAAGGCTTCTGCTGCTGCTCCTGGGCGAGATAAGTATTTGTATAATCAGGCTTATTCAGAAGTCTTGCTTGGTGAATACGATGAGGCTTTGTCAATTTATGAAACGATTCTGAAACAAAACAGAAAAGATGTTAAGGCATACTTCGGAAAGGGAGTTGTTTATACCTATCAAAAGGATTATGCGACTGCCGTGGCCTGCTTTTCTCAGGCGTTGAAACATAATAAAAATTATTTTCCGGCAGTTTATAACAGAGGCATCGCCAGACAGAGGCTTGGAGATTTTCAAGGCTCTCTAGAAGATTTTATGTATTGTATTAAAGGTGGTTATAAGCGGGCTGACTCGTTTTGCCATCTTGGAGTGAGCAGATATCTTATGGGTGATGATAAGTTGGCAATCACCCTGATATCAAAGGCAATCGATTTAAACAATGATCAATATGAGTTTTATTATAATCTTGGTGTTGTTTTTCTGCATAATTTAGATTATAAGCTAGCCATACAGAATTTCACGAAGGCTTTGGTCTTCAATGGAGATTTTGTTGAAGCTTATGTAAATAGAGGCGACGCATATATGCGTCTTGGATCCTATGATGAGGGTTCTCGGGATTTGCAGGTTGCCTGTAATCTAGGATCATGTGTTAAATTTAATCAATATAAGGCACTGGGTTCTCTCGTCGATTCAACTCTAACTCAGTCTGAAATGGGGGATTAA
- a CDS encoding ExeA family protein, with translation MRKLSELFNSFGDSSTVFSFFPSESHKKAVHRIVVGLDSMCGLVMLTGEIGTGKTTLFRFIQRQKTDKFIYAEIGNPFLSPVEQVSHFCKSFGLESPKSHRHGLALLTDFFEKMHKEGKRVVLIFDESHLLTKTHWGQILVFSNLRENDKPLVQILLVGQTELVERLREPGLEALNQRIGIRCRLLPLSLEDTSNYVRFKLEKSQEHEIEFTSRALTEVWKLSGGVPRLINHACSHLLDQIVFSGDTRITPDMVQQLASDGMYSNLFNSKPKNEEEKKVSLLPWILAAFLAACALFVFVDHRTIEKALDFSGVREKVASNEIRGSVVNSSQAVSSAGSANGSQKENRAFEAQQSLNKNVSATADEASGETGSLKSRSTGNNQKTGNASTVEKKGTASSSERTDRKSEGNDSGVKAEDGLSVKNIDTNINDQHLKNNNTDDMQKSVAGKLKKSNKESVDAVEKNNFDGRDISSDKNLTNLDSEDGYTDSKGEILDGESVPAIASIAIGAVAFSDNPGSRIAVLNDSVMHEGSSIGNIRLDHIGKDELIFSLGNNKYRRVFGGQADDE, from the coding sequence GTGCGTAAACTCTCTGAACTATTCAACTCATTCGGGGATTCTTCAACTGTTTTTTCTTTCTTCCCCTCAGAGAGTCATAAAAAAGCTGTCCACCGTATTGTTGTAGGCCTTGACTCCATGTGCGGTCTGGTCATGCTGACCGGCGAAATCGGCACCGGTAAAACAACCCTTTTTCGTTTTATACAGCGCCAGAAGACAGATAAATTTATTTATGCGGAGATAGGTAATCCTTTTCTTTCCCCTGTGGAGCAGGTCAGTCATTTTTGTAAAAGTTTCGGATTGGAATCTCCCAAGAGCCATCGGCACGGTCTTGCTCTGCTGACTGATTTTTTTGAAAAAATGCATAAGGAAGGCAAGCGTGTTGTTCTGATTTTTGATGAATCGCATCTGCTGACCAAAACTCATTGGGGCCAGATTCTTGTTTTTTCAAATCTGCGCGAAAACGATAAACCGCTCGTTCAAATTCTTCTTGTCGGGCAGACTGAGCTTGTTGAACGTTTGCGTGAGCCGGGCCTTGAGGCTCTTAACCAGCGTATCGGTATACGATGCCGGTTGTTGCCTCTAAGCCTTGAAGATACAAGTAATTATGTCCGCTTTAAGCTGGAAAAGTCGCAGGAACATGAAATTGAATTTACAAGCCGTGCGCTGACAGAGGTCTGGAAGTTGAGCGGCGGAGTACCGCGGCTGATTAACCATGCCTGCTCTCATCTTCTGGATCAGATTGTTTTTTCCGGGGATACCAGAATTACCCCTGATATGGTTCAGCAACTGGCCTCTGATGGAATGTACAGTAACCTGTTCAATTCAAAACCAAAAAACGAAGAAGAAAAAAAAGTTTCCCTGCTGCCCTGGATTCTGGCTGCTTTTCTGGCTGCCTGTGCTCTATTTGTATTTGTAGATCACCGAACCATAGAAAAGGCTCTTGATTTTTCAGGTGTAAGGGAAAAAGTTGCCAGTAATGAGATTCGCGGGTCTGTTGTAAATTCATCGCAGGCTGTTTCAAGTGCTGGTTCGGCAAATGGTTCGCAGAAAGAAAACAGAGCTTTTGAGGCGCAACAAAGTCTGAATAAAAATGTATCCGCTACTGCTGATGAGGCTTCCGGTGAAACTGGGAGTCTGAAAAGTCGTTCTACCGGGAATAATCAAAAAACTGGCAACGCTTCAACTGTTGAAAAGAAAGGTACTGCATCGAGTTCTGAACGAACTGATCGTAAATCCGAAGGTAATGATTCCGGAGTAAAAGCAGAAGATGGTTTGTCTGTAAAAAATATAGATACAAATATAAATGACCAGCACCTTAAAAATAACAATACTGACGATATGCAAAAGAGTGTTGCCGGAAAATTAAAAAAAAGTAATAAGGAGTCTGTTGATGCCGTAGAAAAAAATAATTTTGACGGCAGAGACATTTCTTCTGATAAGAACCTAACAAATTTAGATAGTGAAGACGGATATACAGATAGCAAAGGTGAAATTCTTGATGGAGAATCCGTGCCGGCAATAGCTTCAATTGCGATAGGTGCTGTTGCCTTCAGTGATAATCCCGGATCGCGTATTGCTGTATTGAATGATTCTGTAATGCATGAAGGCAGCTCGATTGGAAATATCAGGCTTGACCATATAGGCAAAGACGAGTTGATTTTTAGTCTTGGTAATAATAAATATCGGCGTGTATTTGGTGGTCAGGCTGATGATGAATAA
- a CDS encoding ABC transporter ATP-binding protein — MNNEPILTLKNVGCRYTVRKGFMKVGAYDALKDVSFEVKRGETVGLIGRNGAGKSTLLRIIAGIIRPDFGEIIRHVPVSISLLTLQLGFSEDLSGRDNAIIGAMLLGHSYRDAVNSLEDIREFSELGDWFMEPLKTYSSGMRARLGFSVAMKMSPDILLVDEILGVGDESFRKKSTETMKEKMKSGQTIIFVSHSAPIVKELCTSVVWIENGVNKMIGETDVVLKEYQKSFVK, encoded by the coding sequence ATGAATAATGAGCCTATATTGACTCTCAAAAATGTCGGCTGCCGCTACACTGTGCGCAAAGGCTTCATGAAGGTTGGAGCCTATGATGCCTTGAAGGATGTTTCCTTTGAAGTTAAAAGAGGGGAAACTGTAGGCCTTATTGGTCGCAACGGAGCTGGTAAATCAACTCTGCTGCGGATAATCGCCGGTATTATACGACCTGATTTTGGTGAAATAATACGGCATGTGCCGGTTTCTATTTCCCTTTTAACATTGCAGCTTGGTTTTTCTGAAGATCTTTCAGGAAGAGACAATGCAATTATTGGGGCAATGCTCCTTGGGCATAGCTACAGAGACGCTGTGAACAGCCTTGAAGATATAAGAGAGTTCTCAGAACTGGGAGACTGGTTTATGGAACCTTTGAAAACATATTCATCCGGCATGAGAGCAAGGTTAGGCTTTTCCGTAGCTATGAAAATGTCTCCTGACATTTTACTGGTGGATGAGATACTTGGCGTTGGTGATGAGTCGTTTCGTAAAAAATCGACTGAAACTATGAAAGAAAAGATGAAATCAGGGCAGACTATTATTTTTGTCTCCCACAGCGCTCCAATTGTTAAAGAGCTTTGCACCTCGGTAGTCTGGATAGAAAACGGGGTTAACAAAATGATTGGCGAGACAGACGTAGTGTTGAAGGAATATCAGAAATCGTTTGTTAAATAG
- a CDS encoding ABC transporter permease: MYKKLFPLAFILFIVLAVSRFDISHLIEDQLSIYLHIAIIAALLFVIVFLFGRLFLSSGKKLFLKINSIQHLNIKSNFFELLAIKSYANLRTEVSRYYLNYLWWVIEPVLTMLTFYLVFGIFFNRGTHDFIAFLLVGLICWQWFANVINHATTSVTHGKGLMLQVDIPKIFFPLEVALRDTFKHIFVFILLLVFLLVYGIPVSITWISIPLLMVIQLIFMIGIGTLAAAIVPFMPDLAFVVSTGLKLMMYASGIFYNIDDVILPQHRVYIYANPMAGLIKAYREVLMFGRWPDWTYLFYITVAGLVILGISFVIIFKLDHVYPRLCQK; encoded by the coding sequence ATGTATAAAAAATTATTCCCCCTAGCCTTTATACTTTTTATAGTTCTCGCTGTTTCCAGATTCGATATCTCGCATCTTATTGAAGATCAGTTGAGCATATATCTGCATATTGCAATCATCGCGGCGCTCTTGTTTGTGATTGTTTTTCTTTTTGGCAGACTTTTTTTGTCAAGCGGAAAGAAGCTGTTTTTAAAGATTAACAGCATACAGCATTTAAATATCAAATCAAATTTTTTTGAATTACTTGCTATAAAATCATATGCAAATTTGAGAACTGAGGTATCTCGTTATTATCTGAACTACTTATGGTGGGTCATTGAACCTGTTTTAACTATGCTTACTTTCTACCTCGTATTCGGGATTTTTTTTAATAGAGGGACACATGATTTTATAGCTTTTCTTCTTGTAGGCCTGATTTGCTGGCAATGGTTTGCTAATGTAATAAACCATGCAACAACCAGTGTTACCCACGGTAAAGGATTGATGCTGCAGGTTGATATACCTAAAATTTTTTTCCCCCTTGAAGTCGCTTTGCGAGATACATTTAAACATATTTTTGTGTTTATTCTTCTTTTAGTCTTTCTGTTGGTTTATGGTATCCCGGTAAGTATTACTTGGATATCCATACCTCTGCTTATGGTTATCCAGCTTATTTTTATGATTGGTATCGGAACATTGGCAGCTGCAATTGTACCATTCATGCCTGATTTAGCATTTGTCGTTTCTACAGGTTTAAAATTGATGATGTATGCAAGCGGTATTTTTTATAATATTGACGATGTCATTCTTCCACAGCATAGGGTCTATATATACGCTAATCCTATGGCAGGACTGATCAAAGCTTATCGTGAAGTGCTGATGTTCGGGCGCTGGCCTGACTGGACCTACCTGTTCTATATTACTGTAGCCGGACTTGTTATTCTTGGAATTTCTTTTGTAATCATATTCAAATTAGACCACGTTTATCCTAGGTTGTGTCAAAAATGA
- a CDS encoding type II secretion system F family protein — translation MPAFQYKAVSKTGKSVKGIIEADNKTAALHSLKVKGLYTTKLAKISGRKPKAGGSTLRYFYQRIFNRVPLKVLSGAVRQLAILLSAGMALDFALAAMLDGKGTSELDKVLSEVRERVREGLSLAEALADHPHIFSSTFITMVQAGEDSGSIDLVLGRLADHLESQVALRRKVQSALAYPILMLIVGGGIFVFLMMFIVPKVTQIFVDMKQELPAPTRILIGFSNFMGHWWGLLIVLVVLLIFGIIRFKKTAPGKRIMDKAKLSAPVTGDLFRYIEVGNFTRTLGLLLKNDVSLLKGLGIVRSASTNIYLEKVVDQISVDVQEGKDLTLAMHGSFLFDPMHVQLVAAGERSGQLDKMLLIVADDCDDEVESKLQMITSLIEPLMILSLGVIVGFVVVSIIMPIFQMNSLVG, via the coding sequence TTGCCAGCGTTTCAATATAAAGCAGTATCTAAAACCGGTAAATCGGTTAAGGGAATTATAGAAGCTGATAATAAGACTGCGGCGCTGCATTCTTTGAAGGTTAAGGGGCTATATACCACTAAACTTGCCAAGATCAGTGGTCGTAAACCCAAAGCCGGTGGTTCCACCCTTCGTTATTTCTATCAGAGGATATTTAACAGAGTTCCTCTCAAAGTGCTCTCTGGAGCTGTAAGGCAGCTGGCAATACTTCTTTCTGCCGGTATGGCTCTTGACTTCGCCTTAGCTGCAATGCTTGACGGTAAAGGAACATCCGAGCTGGATAAAGTCCTTTCAGAAGTTCGTGAGAGAGTGCGCGAAGGTTTATCTCTGGCTGAAGCTCTGGCTGATCATCCGCATATATTTTCAAGCACTTTTATAACAATGGTTCAGGCCGGTGAAGATTCCGGTTCAATTGACCTTGTTCTGGGCAGACTTGCTGATCATCTGGAATCACAGGTCGCACTGCGCAGAAAAGTTCAGTCCGCTCTGGCGTACCCGATACTCATGCTTATTGTCGGTGGCGGAATTTTTGTTTTTCTTATGATGTTCATTGTCCCCAAGGTTACTCAAATTTTTGTCGATATGAAACAGGAGTTGCCTGCACCGACAAGAATACTGATCGGATTCAGTAATTTTATGGGACACTGGTGGGGATTGCTGATTGTTCTGGTTGTCTTACTCATATTTGGGATTATACGTTTTAAAAAGACTGCTCCCGGTAAAAGGATAATGGACAAGGCTAAGTTATCTGCCCCGGTAACCGGTGATCTTTTCCGCTATATTGAAGTCGGTAATTTTACCAGAACTCTGGGGCTTCTTTTAAAAAACGACGTAAGTCTTCTTAAAGGTCTTGGTATTGTGAGATCCGCGTCAACAAATATATATCTTGAAAAGGTAGTTGACCAGATTTCTGTAGATGTTCAGGAAGGTAAGGATCTCACTCTGGCAATGCACGGAAGTTTTCTTTTTGATCCCATGCATGTGCAACTTGTTGCCGCGGGTGAGCGGAGTGGACAGCTTGATAAAATGCTTCTCATCGTTGCTGATGACTGTGATGATGAAGTTGAAAGCAAATTACAGATGATAACATCACTTATCGAACCGTTGATGATTCTCTCTCTGGGAGTGATTGTAGGATTTGTTGTGGTCTCCATAATTATGCCTATCTTCCAGATGAACAGTCTTGTCGGCTGA